In Kaistella faecalis, a genomic segment contains:
- a CDS encoding GMP reductase codes for MRIEYEIKLGFKDVMIRPKRSTLKSRSQVSLERNFTLVNSKKKWSGVPIIAANMDTVGTFEMAEALAKEKIITAIHKHYTPEEWTAFLKNQPDSIYDYIALSTGTGNADEEKIKQIMDAHPQIEFLCIDVANGYSEHFVEFVKNARRNFPNKTIIAGNVVTGEMVEELILAGADIIKVGIGPGSVCTTRIKTGVGYPQLSAIIECADAAHGLGGHIISDGGCKIPGDVAKAFGGGADFVMLGGMFAGHDESGGDIVEEQGKKFRLFYGMSSQTAMDKHAGGVAEYRASEGKTVKVPYKGPVSETVKDILGGVRSTCTYVGASELRELSKRTTFIRVAEQHNEVFGN; via the coding sequence ATGCGCATAGAATACGAAATAAAACTGGGCTTTAAGGATGTAATGATCCGCCCGAAGAGGTCAACATTAAAATCAAGATCCCAGGTTAGTTTAGAACGGAATTTCACTTTGGTGAATTCAAAGAAAAAATGGAGCGGCGTGCCGATTATCGCCGCCAATATGGATACGGTCGGAACTTTCGAAATGGCTGAGGCGCTGGCAAAAGAAAAAATTATTACCGCCATCCACAAACATTATACTCCGGAAGAATGGACTGCTTTTCTAAAGAATCAACCCGATTCGATTTATGATTATATCGCATTAAGCACCGGAACCGGGAATGCTGATGAGGAAAAAATCAAACAGATTATGGATGCCCATCCGCAGATTGAATTTCTCTGCATCGATGTTGCCAACGGTTACTCTGAACATTTTGTTGAGTTTGTAAAGAACGCACGCAGGAATTTTCCTAATAAAACAATTATCGCAGGAAACGTTGTAACCGGAGAAATGGTGGAAGAGCTAATTCTCGCCGGAGCCGACATCATAAAAGTCGGAATTGGCCCTGGTTCTGTGTGTACAACAAGAATTAAAACCGGCGTCGGTTATCCGCAGCTTTCGGCGATTATTGAGTGTGCGGATGCGGCTCACGGACTTGGCGGACATATTATTTCTGATGGCGGATGTAAAATTCCCGGAGATGTGGCAAAAGCATTTGGTGGAGGTGCAGATTTCGTGATGTTAGGCGGAATGTTTGCCGGACACGACGAAAGTGGCGGCGATATTGTGGAAGAACAAGGCAAAAAATTCAGACTTTTTTATGGAATGAGTTCGCAGACCGCGATGGATAAACACGCCGGCGGTGTGGCTGAATACCGTGCTTCTGAAGGTAAAACAGTGAAAGTTCCTTATAAAGGTCCTGTTTCTGAGACGGTGAAAGATATTCTAGGCGGCGTGCGGTCTACCTGTACGTATGTCGGTGCTTCAGAATTGCGCGAACTTTCGAAAAGAACAACCTTTATCAGGGTTGCCGAACAGCATAATGAGGTTTTTGGGAACTAA
- a CDS encoding GNAT family N-acetyltransferase → MKLIRTNSENQDFIQLVKMLDEYLAYVDGDDHAFYDQFNKIDALQHCIVIFEDENPVGCGAIKPYDKTSAELKRMFVIPEFRGKGYASKIVSELERWAKELGYEKVILETGINQLDAIRLYEKTYERMENYGQYNGVENSLCFIKELK, encoded by the coding sequence ATGAAACTCATCAGAACAAACTCAGAAAACCAGGATTTTATACAGTTGGTTAAAATGCTGGATGAATATCTCGCCTATGTTGATGGAGATGATCACGCATTCTATGACCAATTCAATAAAATTGATGCCCTGCAGCACTGTATTGTTATTTTTGAGGATGAAAATCCTGTCGGCTGCGGTGCAATTAAACCTTATGACAAAACATCTGCAGAACTGAAACGGATGTTCGTGATTCCGGAATTCCGAGGAAAAGGTTATGCCTCAAAAATTGTTTCTGAACTGGAACGCTGGGCTAAGGAATTGGGCTATGAGAAAGTGATCCTAGAGACCGGAATTAATCAGCTGGACGCGATCAGGCTTTACGAAAAGACTTATGAACGCATGGAAAATTACGGACAGTATAACGGCGTCGAGAATTCTTTATGTTTCATTAAAGAACTTAAATAA
- a CDS encoding carboxy terminal-processing peptidase — protein sequence MFKKLKINTLLLFIPLTSLVFCFNSPKNDDDKMSTIMVSVKNTLSYLHYAPKPINDAYSQDVYKHYFEMVDASKRYFLQSDMDEFAKHKTKLDDYLNQGDLTFYKLTIDRLYQRVDEIDKITQDILSKPINLEEDETLVLEPKLKKNSTNAKELSAEWKKYIKYNILQEMESLSAKEEMQKEKKDSVQKFNLKDTIKLEILTPEQKRVKATEEVKDLITDTFRRFKKRNKMDWFTVYMNAYTEVFDPHTNYYSPKNKEDFDTQFTGKVIGIGAIIQEKRGYLYLGALTIGAPAWKSKQLSEGDKILKVRSKPNEDPVNVVGMLSDEAVRLIRGEKGTKVTLTVEKKDKTIKEVTMIREEVAIEDTFARSIIVNSKDGKKYGFINLPSFNADFADDKGRNASDDIKNELIKLKAQNVQGIILDLRNNGGGSLTEVGDILGLFMNTGPYVQVKDGNGKIQTLKNKNSVPLWTGPLVIMQNELSASASEILAGAVQDYGRGVVIGSPQSFGKGTVQTFVDLNRFLNTNDDFGSLKLTIQKFYRVTGESTQRKGIESDFKMKDFFTYAEIGERYDDYALAWDKIPAVPYQPMNYFTAQALQKDMESRLMNNKAYQLVQESAQWKENLDKEESISLNQTKFNEVMKTRKAQIEKFKALDKFNNGLTFTLNPDEIVREKKDEAFAKKSQNWTKNLQRDLYLQEAVAIAAQMK from the coding sequence ATGTTCAAGAAATTAAAAATCAATACTTTACTGCTGTTCATTCCGCTTACGAGCTTAGTGTTCTGCTTTAATTCCCCAAAAAATGATGACGATAAAATGTCAACAATTATGGTGAGCGTAAAAAATACGCTCAGTTATCTTCACTACGCTCCGAAACCCATCAATGATGCTTATTCTCAGGACGTTTACAAGCACTATTTCGAAATGGTAGATGCGTCTAAAAGATATTTCCTGCAGTCTGATATGGACGAATTTGCAAAACATAAGACAAAGCTTGATGATTACCTGAATCAGGGTGATTTGACCTTTTATAAACTCACCATCGACAGGCTTTATCAAAGGGTTGATGAAATCGACAAAATTACTCAGGATATCTTGAGTAAACCTATTAATTTAGAGGAAGACGAAACGCTGGTTCTTGAGCCTAAGCTCAAGAAGAATTCAACAAACGCGAAGGAACTTTCGGCAGAATGGAAAAAATACATTAAGTACAATATCCTTCAGGAAATGGAATCTTTAAGCGCTAAAGAAGAAATGCAGAAAGAGAAAAAAGATTCTGTTCAGAAGTTTAATTTGAAGGACACCATCAAACTTGAAATCCTTACTCCGGAACAGAAAAGAGTTAAAGCGACAGAAGAGGTTAAAGACCTTATCACCGACACTTTCAGAAGGTTCAAGAAAAGAAACAAGATGGATTGGTTTACTGTTTATATGAATGCTTATACCGAAGTTTTCGATCCGCACACTAACTATTATTCCCCGAAAAACAAGGAGGATTTCGATACACAGTTCACAGGAAAGGTAATCGGAATTGGCGCAATCATCCAGGAAAAAAGAGGTTATCTTTATCTTGGAGCGCTTACGATTGGGGCACCGGCCTGGAAATCTAAACAGCTTTCAGAAGGCGATAAGATTTTAAAAGTCCGTTCTAAACCAAATGAAGATCCCGTAAATGTTGTTGGGATGCTGTCCGATGAAGCTGTGAGATTAATCCGCGGCGAAAAAGGAACAAAAGTGACTTTAACCGTTGAGAAAAAAGACAAAACGATTAAAGAAGTTACGATGATCCGCGAGGAAGTTGCGATTGAAGATACGTTTGCAAGGAGCATCATCGTAAACTCTAAAGACGGTAAAAAGTACGGCTTCATTAATTTGCCGAGTTTCAATGCTGATTTTGCAGATGACAAAGGCAGAAATGCGTCAGACGACATTAAAAACGAACTGATTAAACTGAAAGCACAGAATGTACAGGGAATTATCCTGGATCTTAGAAATAACGGTGGCGGAAGTTTAACCGAAGTCGGAGATATTCTTGGACTATTCATGAATACCGGACCTTATGTTCAGGTAAAAGACGGGAACGGAAAAATCCAGACGCTGAAGAATAAAAACAGTGTTCCACTTTGGACAGGTCCTTTGGTAATTATGCAGAATGAGCTTTCTGCTTCAGCGTCAGAAATTCTTGCGGGAGCTGTTCAGGATTACGGCAGAGGGGTGGTTATCGGATCTCCGCAGTCGTTTGGTAAAGGAACAGTGCAGACCTTCGTTGATCTGAACAGATTTCTGAATACAAATGATGATTTCGGATCTTTGAAACTTACGATTCAGAAATTTTACCGCGTAACAGGTGAATCTACTCAAAGAAAAGGGATTGAATCCGACTTTAAAATGAAGGATTTCTTTACCTACGCCGAGATTGGAGAAAGGTATGATGATTATGCTTTGGCGTGGGATAAAATTCCCGCAGTTCCTTATCAGCCGATGAATTACTTTACAGCGCAGGCATTACAGAAAGACATGGAATCCCGGCTGATGAACAACAAAGCTTACCAGTTGGTACAGGAATCAGCGCAGTGGAAGGAAAATCTGGATAAAGAAGAAAGCATTTCTCTCAATCAAACCAAATTCAATGAAGTGATGAAAACCAGAAAAGCACAGATTGAGAAATTCAAAGCTCTGGATAAATTCAATAACGGGCTTACTTTCACTTTAAATCCGGATGAAATAGTCCGGGAGAAAAAAGATGAGGCATTTGCTAAGAAGTCGCAGAACTGGACGAAGAATCTACAGCGCGACCTTTATCTTCAGGAAGCGGTTGCGATTGCCGCACAGATGAAATAA
- the fabG gene encoding 3-oxoacyl-[acyl-carrier-protein] reductase, which yields MKLLEGKVALITGATRGIGKGIAEVFAKEGAKVAFTYAGSVDKAKALEEELSKITTAKGYQSDASDYDAAQKLVEDVMAEFGQIDILINNAGITRDNLMLRMSKDDWDTIIKVNLDSVFNLTKAVIKPMMKAKSGSIINMTSVVGVKGNAGQANYAASKAGVIGFSKSIALELGSRNIRCNAIAPGFIETEMTAALDEKTVQGWREGIPLKRGGQPEDVANACVFLGSDMSAYITGQVLNVDGGMLT from the coding sequence ATGAAACTATTAGAAGGAAAAGTGGCTTTAATTACCGGAGCAACACGCGGTATCGGAAAAGGAATCGCTGAAGTTTTCGCTAAGGAAGGTGCTAAAGTTGCCTTTACTTACGCAGGTTCTGTTGATAAAGCCAAAGCGCTTGAAGAAGAACTATCAAAAATTACTACAGCAAAAGGTTACCAGTCTGATGCGTCGGATTATGATGCTGCACAGAAACTCGTAGAAGATGTCATGGCAGAATTCGGCCAGATCGATATTTTGATCAATAACGCAGGAATTACACGTGATAATCTGATGCTCAGAATGTCCAAAGACGATTGGGACACCATCATCAAAGTAAACCTGGATTCCGTATTCAACCTTACGAAAGCGGTAATTAAACCGATGATGAAAGCAAAATCCGGCTCTATTATCAACATGACTTCGGTGGTTGGCGTTAAAGGAAATGCCGGACAGGCAAATTACGCAGCTTCCAAAGCCGGAGTGATTGGCTTCTCCAAATCCATTGCGCTGGAGTTGGGTTCCAGAAATATCCGTTGCAACGCCATCGCGCCTGGATTCATCGAAACCGAAATGACTGCTGCTTTAGACGAAAAAACCGTGCAGGGCTGGAGAGAAGGAATTCCTTTGAAACGCGGCGGACAGCCGGAAGATGTGGCCAACGCATGTGTTTTCTTGGGCAGCGACATGTCGGCGTACATCACTGGTCAGGTGCTGAATGTTGATGGCGGAATGCTGACTTAG
- the surE gene encoding 5'/3'-nucleotidase SurE, with protein MHRPLILVTNDDGITAPGIRNLVNFMNEIGEVVVVAPNSPQSGKGHAITINSTLTFEEINLEGPQKDYSLSGTPVDCVKFALDKILTRKPDIVVSGINHGANSSINVIYSGTMSAAVEAGVEGLQAIGFSLLDFSWDADFTQAKNHIQAIVKKVLENPMPKGVVLNVNIPKLANDEIKGIRVCKQADAKWEESFDQRVNPHGKTYFWLSGYFNNMDASPDADEVALSEGYISVVPVKFDLTAYEYMKDLKGILE; from the coding sequence ATGCACAGACCTTTGATATTAGTAACAAATGACGACGGAATTACCGCACCAGGAATACGGAATTTGGTAAATTTTATGAATGAAATCGGCGAGGTGGTCGTAGTAGCGCCGAATTCACCGCAAAGCGGAAAAGGTCACGCCATTACCATCAATTCTACCCTCACTTTTGAAGAAATAAACCTTGAAGGTCCACAGAAAGATTATTCTCTGAGCGGAACTCCCGTAGATTGCGTCAAATTTGCTCTTGACAAAATCCTTACAAGAAAACCGGACATTGTAGTTTCAGGAATTAATCACGGGGCGAATTCTTCAATCAATGTTATTTATTCAGGAACCATGTCGGCAGCGGTTGAGGCCGGTGTAGAAGGACTTCAGGCGATTGGCTTTTCGCTGCTTGATTTTTCCTGGGACGCCGATTTCACTCAGGCAAAAAACCATATTCAGGCGATCGTAAAGAAAGTTCTGGAAAATCCGATGCCAAAAGGTGTTGTGCTTAATGTTAATATTCCGAAACTGGCGAATGATGAAATAAAAGGCATCAGAGTCTGCAAACAGGCAGATGCCAAATGGGAAGAAAGTTTCGACCAGCGTGTAAATCCGCACGGGAAAACCTATTTCTGGCTCTCCGGATACTTCAACAATATGGATGCGAGTCCTGATGCAGATGAAGTGGCCCTGTCGGAAGGTTATATTTCAGTAGTTCCGGTGAAATTTGATTTAACGGCTTATGAATATATGAAAGATCTTAAAGGAATTCTGGAATAG